In Papio anubis isolate 15944 chromosome 17, Panubis1.0, whole genome shotgun sequence, the following are encoded in one genomic region:
- the PDK2 gene encoding pyruvate dehydrogenase kinase, isozyme 2: protein MKEINLLPDRVLSTPSVQLVQSWYVQSLLDIMEFLDKDPEDHRTLSQFTDALVTIRNRHNDVVPTMAQGVLEYKDTYGDDPVSNQNIQYFLDRFYLSRISIRMLINQHTLIFDGSTNPAHPKHIGSIDPNCNVSEVVKDAYDMAKLLCDKYYMASPDLEIQEINAANSKQPIHMVYVPSHLYHMLFELFKNAMRATVESHESSLILPPIKVMVALGEEDLSIKMSDRGGGVPLRKIERLFSYMYSTAPTPQPGTGGTPLAGFGYGLPISRLYAKYFQGDLQLFSMEGFGTDAVIYLKALSTDSVERLPVYNKSAWRHYQTIQEAGDWCVPSTEPKNTSTYRVS from the exons atgaaggAGATCAACCTGCTTCCCGACCGGGTGCTGAGCACACCCTCTGTGCAGCTGGTGCAGAGCTG GTATGTCCAGAGCCTCCTGGACATAATGGAGTTCCTGGACAAGGACCCCGAGGACCATCGCACCCTGAGCCA GTTCACTGATGCCCTGGTCACCATCCGGAACCGGCACAACGACGTGGTGCCCACCATGGCACAAGGCGTGCTTGAGTACAAGGACACCTATGGTGATGACCCCGTCTCCAACCAGAACATCCAGTACTTCCTGGACCGCTTCTACCTCAGCCGCATCTCCATCCGCATGCTCATCAACCAGCACA CCCTCATCTTTGACGGCAGCACCAACCCAGCCCATCCCAAACACATTGGCAGCATTGACCCCAACTGCAACGTCTCTGAGGTGGTCAAAG ATGCCTACGACATGGCTAAGCTCCTGTGTGACAAGTATTACATGGCCTCGCCTGACCTGGAGATCCAGGAGATCAATG CAGCCAACTCCAAACAGCCGATTCACATGGTCTATGTCCCCTCCCACCTCTACCACATGCTCTTTGAGCTCTTCAAG AATGCCATGCGGGCGACTGTGGAAAGCCATGAGTCCAGCCTCATTCTCCCACCCATCAAGGTCATGGTGGCCTTGGGTGAGGAAGATCTGTCCATCAAG ATGAGTGACCGAGGTGGGGGTGTTCCCTTGAGGAAGATTGAGCGACTCTTCAGCTACATGTACTCTACAGCACCCACCCCCCAGCCTGGCACCGGGGGGACGCCGTTG GCTGGTTTTGGTTATGGGCTCCCCATTTCCCGCCTCTACGCCAAGTACTTCCAGGGAGACCTGCAGCTCTTCTCCATGGAAGGCTTTGGGACCGACGCTGTCATCTATCTCAAG GCCCTGTCCACGGACTCGGTGGAGCGCCTGCCTGTCTACAACAAGTCAGCCTGGCGCCACTACCAGACCATCCAGGAGGCCGGCGACTGGTGTGTGCCCAGCACGGAGCCCAAGAACACGTCCACGTACCGCGTCAGCTAA
- the SAMD14 gene encoding sterile alpha motif domain-containing protein 14 produces the protein MASSKLREPVDEVFDLDLAVPETARLDSSLHKARAQLLAKGRRHRPSRSRLRDSASSAEDGEGSDGPGGKVTDGCGSPLHRLRSPLHSGPGSPAGGSFCLDPPGLRRSLDEDEPPPSPLTRYRPLHNAASHEGLAAAASCSPPRSAPSSDSSPSFVRRHPRAEPHSEDDSRDASPPEPASPTIGLDKKTRRKFLDLGVTLRRASTGKSRKEKGSNRLSMGSRESVEGSGRSGVSPFLPFSWFTDSGKGSASSGSTTSPACSPKHEGFSPKKSASQESTLSDDSTPPSSSPKIPSGPRQEVKCSYPYHTLSQSSDEFLDEPLPPVHHWTSQQVGQWLQSLNLEQYAAEFAARQVDGPQLLQLDGSKLKSLGLSNSHDRALVKRKLKELAAAAEKERKAQEKAARQREKLRRREQEAKKS, from the exons ACCTGGACTTGGCTGTGCCAGAGACGGCCAGACTGGACAGCAGTTTACACAAGGCCCGGGCCCAACTATTGGCCAAGGGCCGGAGACACCGGCCGTCCCGCTCCAGGCTTCGAGACAGTGCCAGCTCCGCAGAGGATGGTGAAGGCTCCGACGGGCCCGGAGGCAAG GTGACCGACGGCTGCGGGAGCCCCCTGCACCGGCTGCGCTCGCCTTTGCACTCAGGCCCGGGGTCCCCGGCCGGGGGCTCTTTCTGCCTGGATCCTCCGGGGTTGCGGCGCAGCCTGGACGAGGACGAGCCGCCGCCTTCGCCGCTCACGCGCTACCGGCCCCTGCACAACGCTGCCTCGCACGAGGGCCTggccgccgccgcctcctgcTCTCCGCCGCGCTCCGCGCCCTCCTCCGACAGCTCCCCCAGCTTCGTGCGCCGCCACCCGCGCGCAGAGCCGCACAGCGAAG ATGACAGCCGTGACGCCAGTCCTCCCGAGCCCGCCAGCCCCACCATCGGCCTGGATAAGAAGACCCGCCGCAAGTTCCTGGACCTGGG GGTCACCCTGCGCCGAGCATCCACAGGCAAGAGCCGGAAGGAGAAAGGCAGCAACCGCCTGTCCATGGGCAGCAG GGAGTCAGTGGAGGGGTCCGGCAGGTCAGGGGTCTCCCCGTTCCTGCCTTtttcctggttcacagacagcGGCAAGGGCTCAGCATCCTCGGGTAGCACCACCTCCCCTGCCTGCTCCCCTAAACACGAGGGCTTCAGCCCTAAGAAGTCAGCTTCCCAG GAATCCACCCTGAGTGATGACTCCACACCCCCCAGCAGCAGCCCCAAGATTCCCAGTGGGCCCCGGCAGGAGGTCAAATGTTCTTACCCCTACCACACGCTGTCTCAGTCTTCAGATGAG TTCCTGGATGAACCCCTCCCCCCTGTCCACCATTGGACCAGCCAGCAGGTGGGCCAGTGGCTGCAGAGCCTCAACCTGGAACAGTATGCTGCCGAGTTTGCTGCACGGCAGGTAGACGGGCCACAGCTGCTGCAGTTGGATGGAAGCAAACTAAAG AGCCTGGGGCTCAGCAACTCGCATGACCGGGCACTGGTGAAGCGCAAGTTGAAGGAGCTGGCAGCGGCGGCCGAGAAGGAGCGCAAGGCCCAGGAGAAGGCTGCACGGCAGCGGGAGAAGCTCCGGCGCCGAGAGCAGGAGGCCAAGAAGAGCTAG